Genomic window (Bacteroidales bacterium):
GGGAATTTTTTTTGAATCAAAATCTGATTACTAACCTCTCCTCCTCTTAACGATTTTGATAAAAGGGCTAACTCCGAATAGCCATTTTTTAATAGCCATTCAAATAAATCCTCATTACCTCCTACAGCCTCAGTAAAAGCCAGTAATATTTTAGTAGGGTATGTTTCTAATCGTCCGCGTTGCATAACTCTTATTTTGAAAATTTACTCATATCTAATTTACCAAATGTTTTTTTTCCGCGAATAAAATGTTCGTATGCAATATTTTTCTCATAAATTCCTGAAACAGGTTTTTGTTTTAAAGATTTTCTTTTTTTTCTAAGCGCGGAAAGGTGACTGTAGAAATACATATGAGCTCTAAAAACAGCGGCTAAATCTTTATATCCACCATCAAGCAAAAACTTTATGGCTGCAATTCCGTCGAGAATTAGGCGTGATAAAAAAGTGGACAATAATTTATTCTTAGGAATATTTTTATAAAGCAGGCAAAAGTTATTTCTGAAGTTAAGGTAAGTTTTTTGCGGGTTATTTTTCGGGAGAGTTCCTCCACCAATGTGATAAACAGTAGATTCGGGATGATATATTATTTTATAATTTTCGTTTTTTGCACGCCAGCAGAAGTCTATCTCTTCCATATGAGCAAAGAAATCTTCATCAAATCCATCTAGCTTATGAAATACTTCCGACTTAACAAATAAACAAGCACCACTTGCCCAAAATACCTCTTGAATGTTATCAAACTGACCAGTATCTTTTTCTATTTCTTGAAAAATACGACCACGACAAAATGGGTAACCTAAATGATCGATATAGCCTCCGCCTGCACCCGCGTATTCAAAATTATCACGTTGATGCCAGGATTTAATTTTAGGTTGGCAAGCCGCAACTTCAGGATTCTTTTCGAGATAATTAATAATGGGTTCTATCCAATTTTCGGTAACTTCAATATCTGAATTAAGCAGAACATAATATTTGGCGTCTATTCGTTTAAGAGCTTCGTTATAGCCTTTAGCATATCCATAATTTTCCTTCAACTCTATTAATTCAACTTCTGGAAAGTTAGCTTTCATAAATTCAATGGAGTCATCAGAAGAGTTGTTATCGGCAATATAAACTTTTGCTGAATCTGGATTAAATTTTAGAACAAAAGGAAGAAAATCTTGTAGAAATTTTCTTCCATTCCAATTAAGAATAACAATAGCTGTTTGTGAAGCCATATTTTATTTAAGTTGAAAGGCGAAAGTACGAAAAAACAGTTTTTATCTTATCTTCCTTTAAGAATATTCTTATTTTCTTTTACTTATTTGTGAATTAACACACTTTAAATTTGCTGGGTCTAATCTCTAAATTATTGAATCAAAACCATATAATTATAAGTTTTAAAAATAATCGAAAATTCGTTTGAGAATATAAAAAAAAATGTACTTTTGCAGCGGAGAATTGGCAGAGTGGTCGAATGCGGCGGTCTTGAAAACCGTTGAGGGTCACACCTCCGGGGGTTCGAATCCCTCATTCTCCGCAAAATGAAAGCCCTACATTTATGTGGGGCTTTTTTTAGGTCAAAATTTCCAACTTTGTTTCGATCCCGAACATTTCAGTTTAAGGCAAAAAAAAGCCCCAAATCCAGAGGAAAAGGGGCGATTTTAAAAAAGGGAGGCGACGACTTACTCTCCCACCTGTTAGGGCAGTACCAGCAGCGCAGGCAGGCTTAACTTCTCTGTTCGGAATGGGAAGAGGTGAACCCTACCGCCATAGTCACCAAAAGCTCTTAATCAAGCGTGAGCTTGATATAATGTCTTTTTAAATAACAAAGGC
Coding sequences:
- a CDS encoding glycosyltransferase family 2 protein, which codes for MASQTAIVILNWNGRKFLQDFLPFVLKFNPDSAKVYIADNNSSDDSIEFMKANFPEVELIELKENYGYAKGYNEALKRIDAKYYVLLNSDIEVTENWIEPIINYLEKNPEVAACQPKIKSWHQRDNFEYAGAGGGYIDHLGYPFCRGRIFQEIEKDTGQFDNIQEVFWASGACLFVKSEVFHKLDGFDEDFFAHMEEIDFCWRAKNENYKIIYHPESTVYHIGGGTLPKNNPQKTYLNFRNNFCLLYKNIPKNKLLSTFLSRLILDGIAAIKFLLDGGYKDLAAVFRAHMYFYSHLSALRKKRKSLKQKPVSGIYEKNIAYEHFIRGKKTFGKLDMSKFSK